A section of the Triticum dicoccoides isolate Atlit2015 ecotype Zavitan chromosome 7A, WEW_v2.0, whole genome shotgun sequence genome encodes:
- the LOC119329697 gene encoding uncharacterized protein LOC119329697, protein MPSASSSSACAAAAAVGDAAVSYDHKAVVINGQRRTTPRPSPLHISRRRTAPASRQWNTSMEPWWRSWAPSCFTRLEPTRGRVKIAPQRRHGCRPTSAPSRLLADKHSGARVLGWRCSYRGPVTPEVEERPRSERAGDGGESRTADESPVEAIPLPPSLPLVG, encoded by the exons ATgccctccgcgtcctcctcctcggcctgcgCCGCGGCCGCTGCCGTCGGCGATGCCGCCGTGTCCTACGACCACAAGGCCGTGGTCATCAACGGGCAGCGCCGAACGACGCCTCGGCCTTCGCCTCTGCACATCTCGAG GCGGAGGACGGCGCCGGCGAGCAGGCAGTGGAACACGTCGATGGAGCCATGGTGGAGGTCATGGGCGCCGAGCTGCTTCACCCGCCTCGAGCCGACGCGAGGAAGAGTGAAGATAGCTCCGCAGCGGCGCCATGGTTGCCGGCCAACGAGCGCCCCATCGCGGTTGCTGGCGGACAAGCACAGCGGAGCTCGGGTGCTGGGATGGAGATGCAGCTACAGGGGGCCGGTGACGCCGGAGGTGGAGGAGAGGCCGAGAAGCGAGAGGGCCGGGGACGGAGGGGAGAGCCGGACAGCCGACGAGAGCCCAGTCGAAGCCATCCCCCTTCCACCTTCTCTGCCACTGGTTGGATAA